The proteins below come from a single Drosophila kikkawai strain 14028-0561.14 chromosome 3R, DkikHiC1v2, whole genome shotgun sequence genomic window:
- the LOC108080750 gene encoding uncharacterized protein, which yields MFKSKSFDLVNEEKTKKPERLYQPRRMRWLKYIILPAVFAFVLLLILVNVDFSDNSEEVTSSSTSLGLHRDYDWESDSGYVSTEAIISGKENSTQKISRGYGPGLVGVTTTTTSKAESTTTKAYTTSISSTTSTTHSTSTPIPSEAPTIPNEAPTIPNEAPTIPTTTQSPNYGEELSEEYTCSVPQEDSTTITMPSEMILKFKDPKNHKLEVAISDCESPQMRIIYFTNNSFTGSLDQESLEVTLSNITFGLNCGKPYIYCVMLGGRVADTPHCLPHRTMICEVYTSETDSWFEANGGLVIGLGVATILISSLLGMLILYGTLRWKPSLLRGSKHQIGPSRDSNTMVLIPQESEKNEYGMTRTPISTVDNNEYIVAYHRYLEQANLRQLESNKYISPPRERAPSVPPSCDSSSHFPPSLPARNVYESLDIYEELP from the exons ATGTTCAAATCCAAGTCCTTCGATTTGGTGAATGAGGAGAAGACAAAGAAGCCGGAACGACTCTATCAGCCGCGTCGGATGCGATGGCTAAAATACATTATACTGCCGGCCGTCTTTGCGTTTGTGCTCCTTTTAATCCTGGTCAATGTGGATTTCTCCGACAACAGTGAGGAAGTGACCTCCAGTTCAACGAGTCTAGGGTTGCACAGAGACTACGACTGGGAATCGGATTCAGGATATGTCTCAACTGAAGCCATAATTAGTGGCAAAGAGAATTCCACTCAAAAAATTTCAAGAGGCTATGGTCCGGGACTTGTGGGAGTCACGACTACAACAACTAGTAAAGCAGaatcgacaacaacaaaagcataTACTACTTCAATTTCAAGTACAACTTCAACAACACATAGTACTAGTACACCAATACCTAGCGAAGCACCAACAATACCTAACGAAGCACCAACAATACCTAACGAAGCACCAACAAtacccaccaccacccaatCACCGAATTACGGCGAAGAGCTGAGCGAGGAATACACGTGTTCTGTACCCCAGGAGGATAGTACAACGATAACAATGCCCTCAGAAATGATACTTAAGTTCAAGGATCCAAAAAACCATAAGCTTGAGGTCGCCATAAGCGATTGTGAGTCCCCTCAAATGCGAATAATCTACTTTACAAACAACTCGTTCACAGGATCCCTAGATCAAGAGAGTTTGGAAGTAACGTTAAGTAATATAACATTCGGTTTGAACTGCGGAAAACCTTACATTTACTGCGTTATGCTGGGCGGGAGAGTAGCCGATACGCCACATTGTCTTCCCCACAGGACAATGATATGTGAGGTCTATACTTCGGAAACAGACTCCTGGTTCGAGGCTAACGGGGGTCTGGTCATTGGCCTAGGAGTGGCTACTATTTTGATAAGCAGCCTCCTCGGAATGCTGATATTGTACGGCACCCTCCGTTGGAAGCCCTCCCTGTTGAGGGGGAGTAAGCACCAGATTGGTCCTTCACGGGATTCGAATACAATGGTTCTGATTCCCCAGGAGTCCGAAAAGAACGAGTACGGCATGACAAG AACTCCGATTTCAACGGTGGACAATAACGAATACATAGTCGCTTATCACCGATATCTGGAGCAGGCGAATCTCCGGCAGTTGGAGTCCAATAAATACATAAGTCCGCCCAGGGAAAGGGCACCCTCTGTACCGCCATCCTGTGACAGTTCCTCCCATTTCCCGCCTTCTCTGCCGGCCAGGAATGTGTACGAGAGTCTCGATATTTACGAGGAACTGCCATAG
- the plh gene encoding mitochondrial inner membrane protein Mpv17 produces the protein MFRNFVNFTNKYKIVRGMISYGTLWPCGSLIEQTLIEKKTFRTYDWMKCLRFSLFGFFFMGPTIYVWIRLAGVMWPRTDIKSSLCKAITEQTAYDPMAISSFLFFMTLMEGNTYADARREVSDKFLDAYKVGVIYWPCVQTVNFAFVPARNQVIFTSFFSMCWTTFLAYVKFLQLHPPVDVDHHAMDIHFLEM, from the exons ATGTTTCGtaattttgtgaattttacaaacaaatacaaaatcgTCCGGGGCATGATATCATATGGCACCCTCTGGCCCTGCGGTTCCCTCATTGAGCAAACTCTGATCGAAAAGAAGACATTCCGAACGTACGACTGGATGAAGTGTCTCAG ATTTAGCTTATTCGGCTTCTTTTTCATGGGCCCAACCATATATGTGTGGATCCGACTGGCGGGCGTTATGTGGCCACGCACCGATATTAAGTCATCGTTGTGCAAGGCGATCACCGAACAGACCGCATATGACCCGATGGCCATCAGTTCTTTTCTCTTCTTCATGACCCTGATGGAGGGCAACACATACGCAGACGCCAGGCGGGAG GTCAGCGATAAATTCCTGGACGCCTACAAGGTGGGCGTTATTTATTGGCCCTGCGTGCAGACGGTGAACTTCGCCTTCGTGCCGGCGCGGAACCAGGTCATCTTCACCTCCTTCTTCAGCATGTGCTGGACCACGTTTCTGGCCTACGTCAAGTTCCTGCAGCTGCATCCACCAGTGGACGTGGACCACCATGCCATGGACATTCACTTCCTGGAGATGTGA